Proteins encoded in a region of the Magallana gigas chromosome 8, xbMagGiga1.1, whole genome shotgun sequence genome:
- the LOC117692358 gene encoding uncharacterized protein isoform X1: MFLGSTPYKSYALKQRLPQGLTPQKSLKPKLSPFVSAIASNTIRVKDAIKPPVPFDTVACNAKAITQKPDALIISNPIHNLQQNLPTPVKIKSLLEMLQGYDQEKLLIIQNGFTYGFHLGCCAFPSSKISRNHRSALEHPSVIQEFIHQGIELGRIAGPFTFPPLSNFVSSPLGVVPKSEPGKFRVIHDLSFPKHDSVNLLIPEENSKVKYDSIDVVTDLLRQFGQGALMAKTDIQDAFRIIPIHSNDYNLLGFSWDNKFYYDKCLPMGASSSCQIFECLSNSLQWIMTNKFSAAGMSHMLDDFFFIGPKDSFKCQVDLDRFLSICDISGIPIKSEKTVSPTTVLTIYGIEVDSNALVCRLPEAKLIKIRDCLQQVKCRKKTTLHDLQSLIGLLNFACLVVVPGRTFLRRLIDLTCGLSKPHHYIRLNCEARADLSMWSHFIESYNGRSVILPDIWLSSDKELLFTDASGSLGCAAVLGKNWFALSWENVPDLAQSQIAIKELFPIVLALEIWGPLLANKKLLFMTDNMAIVHAINKQTCKDKGLMKLIRRLVLGALTHNILFKAKHIAGKSNTLADHLSRFKFQEAFQIAPHLHHTQTVVPKDLLIV, translated from the coding sequence AATGCAAAGGCTATCACCCAAAAGCCAGATGCACTGATAATATCAAATCCCATTCACAATCTGCAACAAAACCTACCAACCCCGGTCAAAATAAAAAGCTTGCTTGAAATGTTACAGGGCTATGATCAGGAAAAACTTTTAATCATTCAGAATGGGTTTACTTATGGTTTTCATTTAGGTTGTTGTGCTTTCCCTAGTTCCAAAATTTCTCGTAATCATAGGAGTGCATTAGAACACCCTTCAGTTATTCAAGAATTTATTCATCAAGGCATTGAACTAGGTAGAATTGCAGGCCCTTTTACATTCCCACCCTTAAGCAATTTTGTGTCTTCACCATTAGGTGTTGTTCCCAAATCGGAGCCTGGAAAATTTCGTGTGATTCATGACTTGTCATTTCCAAAACATGATTCAGTCAACCTTTTGATTCCTGAGGAGAATTCCAAAGTCAAATATGATTCAATAGATGTAGTCACAGACCTTCTTAGACAATTTGGTCAAGGTGCCTTAATGGCCAAAACAGATATACAAGATGCATTCCGCATTATTCCAATTCATTCTAATGATTACAATCTTTTGGGTTTCTCTTGGGACAACaaattttattatgataaatgcCTCCCCATGGGTGCCAGTAGTTCTTGCCAAATATTTGAATGTCTTAGTAATAGTTTACAATGGATTATGACTAACAAGTTTTCAGCGGCTGGAATGTCTCACATGCTggatgatttcttttttatcggGCCAAAAGACTCCTTCAAATGCCAGGTAGACCTAGACAGATTTCTGTCTATTTGTGATATATCAGGCATCCCTATTAAATCAGAAAAAACAGTTTCTCCCACCACTGTTTTGACCATATATGGAATCGAAGTTGATTCCAATGCCTTGGTTTGTCGTCTGCCTGAGGCCaagttaattaaaattagagATTGCTTACAACAGGTCAAGTGCAGAAAGAAAACTACATTACATGATTTGCAATCTTTGATAGGATTATTAAACTTTGCTTGTTTGGTAGTTGTTCCAGGCCGCACATTTTTACGTCGCCTGATTGATTTGACTTGTGGTTTATCTAAGCCTCATCATTACATTCGCTTGAACTGTGAGGCAAGAGCTGATTTGAGTATGTGGTCACACTTTATTGAATCCTATAATGGTAGGTCAGTTATTTTACCAGATATTTGGTTGTCATCGGACAAGGAGTTGCTGTTTACAGATGCATCAGGTTCTTTGGGTTGTGCTGCAGTTCTAGGAAAAAATTGGTTTGCTTTAAGTTGGGAGAATGTCCCAGATTTAGCACAAAGTCAAATAGCAATTAAGGAATTATTCCCCATTGTGCTAGCTCTTGAAATTTGGGGTCCCTTGTTGGCAAATAAGAAACTGTTATTCATGACTGACAATATGGCCATAGTTCACGCCATAAATAAGCAGACCTGCAAGGATAAAGGCCTCATGAAACTTATTCGCAGATTAGTGTTAGGGGCTCTTACACACAACATCCTTTTCAAAGCCAAGCATATTGCGGGTAAATCCAATACATTAGCAGATCATCTTTCTCGTTTCAAATTTCAGGAAGCCTTCCAGATAGCTCCCCATCTACATCACACACAGACGGTGGTTCCCAAGGACCTATTAATAGTCTAA